In Haloarcula limicola, the genomic stretch GAGGGACGAACCATCCACGACTGGAGTCGGGGCTTCCCGATTCTCATATCCTACTTCCAAGCTACACCGTCTCTCAGGAACGGAGCGTATCGAGGCCCGACACCGACTCGCTGCGCTCGCGGTATCGATCGTACAGTTCCGCCGCCCACGCGTAGAACGCCGGGTCGGTCCCGTCGGCGCAGGCGTGGAGTTGTCCGCTCTCGTCGTAGGCGAGCAGGAGAACGCGGTCGTCTGTCAGCGTCAGGCCGAACGAGACGGAATCCGGACTCTGGTACAGCGTAAAGGGCAGGACGCTCACCACCGTTGCGAACTCGGCGGGGTTCTTCTCGCGGGCGCGGTCGATGGTCAGCCCGTCGAGGACGAGTTCGGTCTCGACGCCCGAGAGGACCAGTTCGGCGTGGGCGTCGTGGAACAGGCGGCTCAACACCGGCGATATCATCCGCACGCGGGAGGTGTCGGCCGACTCGACGGTACTCACGTAGTGGCTGACCGGGGCCTGCGGTTGGTCGGTCTCGGCGACGACGAGCGTCGCGTCCGCGAGTAGGTCCGGGTCCGGTGCCACGTCCGCGGGCAGGTGTGCGTAGAGGGCGTCGTTCTCGCCGATTGCAGAGAGGGCGTCCACGTACTCGCGGTGGCGGCGCGTGACCAACAGCCCCGTCGTCGTCAGGCGGTAGTCGCCGTCGCGCTTCTCGGCCCAGCCCCGGTCGGCGAAGGCGGCCAGATTCCGCTGGACGCTCCGGCGAGACTGGTCGAGTTCGTCGGCGAGGTCGCGGGGCGACCCCGGGGTCTCGCGGAGGCGCTCTAAGAGCGCCAACCGGTCGGGCGAGTCCGCGAGGAACTGCGCGGCGTCGGGAGCCATACCCGGTGGCTGCGACGGCCGCGAAAATAACGCTGACGGGACGCAGGCCGGGGAACCGCGCGCCGGCCGAGCGAACCCGACGGCGTTTTGACCGGGGCGGTGTCAGAGGCGAGCATGGACGACGCGCTACGCCAGCGTATCGAGGAGGCCGCCGAGACGAACGCCCTCCTCAACGCGGTCAAACACGACAGCGAGGCACAGGTCGGGGCCATCATGGGGCCACTCATGGGCGAGAACCCGGAGTTCCGCGAGTACGGCGACGAGATCCCGGCGATCGTCTCGCCGGTGGTCGACCGGGTCAACGGCATGGACGCCGAGGGACGCCGCGAGCGACTGAGCGAACTCGCCCCCGAGAAACTCGAAGCGCTCGAAGCGGCGGACGAGAGCGACGAGCACCCCCTTCCGGACCTCCCCGACGCCGACGAGTACGACACCGTGCGGATGCGCGTCGCGCCGAACCCCAACGGTCCGTGGCACATCGGCCACGCGCGGATGGCGGCCGTCATCGGGACGTACAAGGAACGGTACGACGGCGAGTTCGTCTGCCGATTCGACGACACCGACCCGGAGACCAAGCGCCCGGACCTCGACGCCTACGACGCCATCCTCGACGCCATCGACTATCTGGGCTTCGAACCCGACGCCGTCTATCGGGCCAGCGACCGCGTCGAGACGTACTACGACCACGCGCGGGAACTCATCGACCTCGGCGGGGCCTACACCTGCTCCTGTCCGCAGGGGGAGTTCTCCGACATGAAGAACAGCGGCCAGGCCTGTTCCCACCGTGAAAAGGACGCCGAGACCGTTCTCGACGAGTTCGAGGCGATGGTCGACGGCGAGTACGAGAGCGGCGAGATGGTCCTCCGCGTGCGGACCGACATCACGCACAAGAACCCCGCGCTGCGTGACTTCGTCGCCTTCCGGATGATCGACACGCCTCACCCCCGCGAAGAGGCCGAGGACTACCGCTGCTGGCCGATGTTGGACTTCCAGAGCGGCGTCGACGACCACCTGCTGGGGGTCACGCACATCATCCGCGGCATCGACCTGCAGGACTCCGCGAAGCGCCAGGGGTTCGTCTACGACTACTTCGACTGGGAGTACCCCGAGGTCGTCCACTGGGGGCACGTGCAGGTCGACGAGTACGACGTGAAGATGTCCACCTCGACCATCGCGGAGCTGATCGCCGAGGGGGAACTCGACGGTTGGGACGACCCGCGCGCGCCGACCGTCGCCAGTCTCCGCCGGCGGGGCATCCGCGGCGAGGCGTTGGTCGACGCGATGGTCGAACTCGGCACCTCGACCTCGAACGTCGACCTCGCCATGTCCTCGGTCTATGCGAACAACCGCGACCTGATAGACGACGACACCGACCGCGCGTTCTTCGTCCGCGACGGCGACGAGCACGGCGGCCTGGTCGAGCGCCAGGTCGTCGGCGGTCCCGACGCCGGCGAACCGCCGTTCCACCCCGACCACGAGGACCGGGGTCGACGCGAGATCCCGGTCGCGGGCGGCGTCGCCGTCGAGGGCGACGACCTGCCCGAACACGGCGAGCGCGTCTGGCTGAAGGGCTACGGCTGCGTTCGGCACACGCGCGACGCCTTCGAGTACGTCGGCGACGACATCTCGGCGGTCCGCGAGGAGGGCGTCGACGTGGTCCACTGGGCACCGGCCGACGGTCCCGAACTCCGCCTCCGGACGATAGACGGCGACGTGACCGGCGTCGCAGAGCCGGGCGTTCTCGACTACGAAGCCGACGACATGCTCCAGTTCGAGCGCATCGGCTTCGCTCGCGTGGACGAGATCGCATCCGACGGCGAGTCCGTCGCGTACTTCGCACACCCCTGATCAGGTCGTCCATTCCACGTCGGTGAACTCGAAGCGCGCGCCGCCCGCCTCGCTCTCGGTGAGCGTCACGTCCCAGTCGTGGGCGTCGGCGATGGTCTCGACGATCGCGAGGCCGAACCCGGTGCCGTCGCCGACGGTGGTGTAGCCGGATTCGAACACGGCGTCGCGTTCGTCTTCGGGGATTCCCGAGCCGTCGTCAGCGACGAAAAAGCCGTCTTCGAGTTCGCCGACGGTGACCGAAACCGGCGACTCGTCGGTGCCACCGTGTTCCAGCGCGTTCCGAAAGAGGTTCTCGAACAGCTCGGTCAACCGCCCGGGGTCACAGAGGACGGTCCGCGACGTCTCGATCGAGCAGGTCGCCCCCTCGGTGAGGACGCCGTTCCACGCGCCCTGCGCGACGATGCGGAGGTCGACCACTTCGGTGTCTTCGATATCTTGCCCCTCTCTGGCCAGCGTGAGCGTGTCCTCGACGAGCGCCTCCATCCGCTCTAACGCGTCGCCGACGGAGTCGAGGCGGTCCTCGACTTCCGGCGTCGCCCCGTGTCTCGCGAGCTCGAGGCTCCCCGATGCGACCTGTAACGGGTTCCGGAGGTCGTGGCTGACGATGCTGGCGAACTCGTCTAAGCGCTCGTTTTGCTCCTGCAGTCGCTCCTCGCGGGCCTTCTGTTCGGAGATGTCCGCGATGATGGCGACGCTCCCGAGGATGTCGCCGTGTTCGCCCCGAATGGGGGCGATGGAGACGCTCACGTCGAGCGTGTGGCCTCCGCGGTGTCGGAGCTGCGTCTCGACGCCGGTGAGGCGGTCCCCGTCGAGTACGCGCTCGTGGCGGCGCTGTAACTCGGTGCGGTGGTCGACCGGGAGGACGGAGAGCGGTTCGCCGCAGATCTCGTTCGTCGACCACCCGAACAGCGACTCCGCGGCGGGGTTCCACACGTCGACGACGCCCGCCTCGTCCGCGGCGACGATCGCCAGCGGCGACGCCTCGATGAGCGTCTGGAGGCGCTCGCGCACCTCAGCCAGTTCGGATTCGAGGTGAGCTCGGCGGGAGACATCTTGGACCACGCCGACCGCTCTCGACTCGCCTTCCGCCGTCGCGAGCGGCGTCACGGACACCTCGCACGGAATCCGGTTCCCCGACGGTGTGACGACCTTTCTCTCCTCGCTCGCGTCGGCCTCCGACGGTCCCTCGCCTCGGTCCGACTTCAGGACGGTCGCGACCGGTTCGCCGACGAGCGTCTCCGCTTCTCGGCCCGTGAGCTCGGCGAACGCGTCGTTGACCCTGACGAACCGTCCTCCGTCGTCCGCGAGGTACACCGGCTGGTCGAGCGACTCGAAGACGGCTTCGTACTGTCCCGCATGCCGCTCGTCGGGCTCGCAGTCCGTCATCGACCCTCCCGGGCGGTGTCGTCGGGCACGGGACGCCCCGCAGCGCCGTCTCGCCTGCGCATCGCTAAGTCGGGAGAGACGAGTGGGGCGAGAGCTACCGCGCGGCGCGGCGGAGCGAACCGGCTTCGCATTTCAGCTACGTGTTTGCCAGTATCGAACTTTGTTCTATCGGCCCCATTATCACTGTTTTATCGACGGCTCCGAAGTTCGGGGGCGGTGAGAGGCGACCGTTACTGTCGTTGAAAACGGCGAGTACCGGTCGCTCGTCTGTCGGTCCCCGCTCCCTCTCTGACCGGTTCCCCCGACGCGTTTTTACCGCCGACGGACGCAGTGAGTGACGTGACAGAAGACACCGGCGAGACTGTGACGGTCGAGCGGGACGTCCCGTTCCGGGAGGTCGACGGGCGGACGCTCCTACTCGACCGCTACGAGGCGACGGCGGCGAGCGGCCCGAAACCCGTGGCCGTCCTCGTCCGCGGCGGCGCGTTCCGCTACGGCGACAAGGGCGAGTTCGCCCGGCACGCCATCGACCTCGCCGCCGAGGGGTACGTCGTCGTCGAACCGCAGTACCGGCTGGCTCCGGAGTGGACGTTCCCGGCCCCGCTCGTCGACGTGAAGGCCGCGATCGAGTGGTGTCGCGCCGAGGGCGTCAGCGGCGACCCGCAGGGCGTCGTGGCCGTCGGACACTCCGCGGGCGCGAGTCTGGTCCTCCTGGCGGCGGCGACTGCCGACGAACCCGGTTTCGAACCGGAACGCTACCCGGGCGCGTCGTCGTCTCTCGATGCCGTCGTGGGCTACTCCGGCGTCTACGACTTCCGCGCGCTGGGCATCGAGGACGGCGACCACGAGCTCGCGGCGTACCTCGGTGGCGGCCCGGAGGAGATCCCCGAGGCGTACGACCTCGCCTCGCCGGCCGGGCAGGTCGACGCGTCGATGCCGCCGACGCTGTTGCTCCACGGCGAGGACGACGACGTCGCGCCGCCGCGGCAGTCCGAACTGATGGCCGAGGCGCTGGCACCGCTCACCGATATCGACTACGAACCGGTCGCGGGGGGCCACGCCTTCCCGTTCCACGGTGGGTTCTACGACGACGTCTACGACCGCACCGCCGCGTTCCTCCGTCAGCACGTCGGCGCGGTGACGGGGCCTGGCCGCGACTTGGACGCGGGCGGGCAGCCGCCGAGCGGTGGGCCGGACGGGCGGCTTCCCGACGACGAACCGGGCCGCCGACCGTCCGGCGGCCCCGACGACCGTTCTCTCGGCGGCGGTCCCGAGGACCGAAAACCGCCAACGGGCGACCCGGCCGACGGCTCGAACCGCTATCGAGACTGACGCGTCCGGTCGAAACTTTAAGTACCACCGACGAGTGGTGGTAGATACCAATGGCCATAGATCCCGAGTTCGAGGACAACCGCGAAGTGGTCGAGGAACACGACGGCCACGACGTGTGGGGACCGGTCGAGGAACCGGAGACGCTTGGTATCCACGGCACACACGTCGCCGTCGACTTCGACATCTGCATCGCCGACGGCGCGTGTCTGGAGGACTGCCCCGTCGACGTCTTCGAGTGGGTGGACACGCCCGATCACCCCGAGAGCGAGATAAAGGCCGACCCGGCCCACGAGGACCAGTGCATCGACTGCATGCTCTGTGTCGACGTCTGCCCGGTCGACGCCATCGACGTGGACCCCGGACGCGCCGGCCGGATCTGAGCGTTCGCCGACAGTTCCACGGGCCGCGTTCTCGGTCCGCGCGAGTCGCCGGTAGCGGGTAGTCACTCGCTACTCGCCGCCGGCCGACATTATCACGAACATACATTTATATTCGACCCGCTTTGAGGTACGTTCACGAGGGTCGTGAGTGATATGCACACAGTAGTTCTGACGAAGGGCGTCCCGGACTTCCGCGAGGGGAAAGTCTCCTTCGACGAGGACGGGCACCTGGAACGCGGGAAGACACCGACGGTAATGAATCCGAACGACAAGCACGCGCTCCGCGCGGCGTTCCAGACCAGCGTGCGCAACGGCGGGCACGTCTCGCTGATGAGCATGGGACCGCCGGGCTATCAGGAGGTGTTACAGGAGGGCATGGCCGACGTCTACGCCGACGACCTCTATCTCCTCTCCGACCGGGAGATGGGCGCGGCCGACACCTGGGCCACGGCGATGACCGTCGCCTCGGGCATCGAGAAACTCGACACCCGACCGGACCTCGTGTTCGCGGGGTTCAAGACGGCCGACGGAGAGACGGGCCACACCGGGCCGCAGACGGCCTACTGTCTCGGCTGGCCCATCGTCACGCACGTCATCTCGCTGGATATCGACGAGGAGGAGGACCGCTTGCGGGCCAAGCGGCTGGTCGACGGCGACGTCACCGAGATCGAGACGGTCGAGGCCCCGCTCCCGTGTTTCGTCGTCGCGGACCCGGAGTTCGAGCCGACCTACCGGAAGGCGACCCATCGCCTCGAACACAAGGACCGCCGCGAGCAGACGCGGGAGCGGGCCGAGGAGTACGAGGACCACCTCACGGTCTGGGACCACGAGGACCTCAACCTCGACCCGGACTACATCGGGCTGGACGGCTCGCCGACCATCGTCGCCGGCGTCGACCCCATCCCCAAAGCGCCCTCCGAACGGGAGGCGACGGACGTCGACGGCGGCGACCCGGCCGAACTGGAACCGGTACTGGACGAACTCGCGCCCTACGCGGCAGGTGACTGACGATGCCCGAGATAGACCCCACCGAACACGAGATCGCCGAGCTTGGACCGAAGATCAAGGACGTCGACGACGCCGACGAACTGCGCGAGATGCTGGAACTCGAAGCAGACGGTGAGGACCGCGCGCCGGTGAAGACGCTCATCGAGGACCGCATCGAGAAGCTCGAAGCGGAGGACGACGGCGAGGTAGACCCCGAGAGCGTCGACCTCTCGGAGATGACCGTCGCGGACATCGCGAACATGGTCCGGGACGTCGACGACGTGGCCGTCCTAGAGGGCGTCCTCGAACGCGAGCGCGAGGGCAAGGACCGCTCGTCGGCCGTCACGCAGATCGAGAACCGCATCGAGTCCATCGAGGGCAGCGACGAAGACGAGGACGCGGAAGTCGAGTACGTCCCGCCCGAGGAGAAGTACCCCGAACTCGACCACCCGACCAACGACAAAAAGTGGGTGGAGGGAACCGTCGGCGAGGAGTACCGCGACATGTGGGTCTACTGCGCGACCCAGGCCGGCGAACTGGTCGACGTCTCCAAGGAGATGCTCGGGAAGGCCCGCGAGCTGATGGACCAGTACAACGAGGACTACGGGGAGGACGAGCGAGTGGTCGCGGTTCTCATCGGCGACGAGTCGAGCGACCTCGTCGAGGAGGTGACCGCCTACGGCGCTGACCTCGTGATCTACCACGAGGACGACCGCCTCGAACGCTTCCGACACACGCCCTACACCGAGATATTCACGGACATGTCCCGGGCGGGCGGCGACCTCGCCAGCGAGGGCCACGAGGAGATCGACTGGAAGGACTACCACGAACCCCGGTATACGATTTTCCCGGCGACGAACAACGGCCGGGACCTCTCGGCGCTCGTCCAGGGCGCGCTCGACTCGGGGCTGGCTTCCGACTGCTCGGGGCTGTACATCGAGAACGCGATGATCTCGAACCCGGCGAAGGTCGGAAAGGCCGGCGACAAGAAGGAGTTCGAGCGCGTGCTTCACATGAAGCGGCCGGACTTCTCGGGGTTCGAGTACTCCACGATTCTGTGCATCGACAAGCCCAACCGCGACTTCCATCCGCAGGGGGCCTCGGTGATTCCGGGGAGTTTCGAGATCCCCGAACCGGACTACGAGCGCGAGGCGGAGGTAATCGACTACGAGATGGAGTTAGACGACGACTGGTTCCAGGTCGAGGTCACGGAGTTCGACCGCCTCACCGGCGGCGTCGACCTGACGGGCAACGACGTCGTCGTCGCCGTCGGCCGGGGCATCGGCGACGACCCGACGAAGGGCATCGAACTCGCCCTCGACCTCGTCGACGCCTTCGACGACGCCGACCTCGGCCTCTCGCGCGGCGTCATCACCTCCTCCTATGCCTTCGACAGCCACGTCGAGCAGTACGTCACGGAGGAGCGCCAGATCGGCGAGTCCGGGCAGGTCGTCGAACCGGACGTCTACATCGCGGCGGGCATCTCCGGCGCGATTCAGCACAAGGTCGGCTGCGACGAGTCCGACACGATAATCGCGATCAACACGAACCCGGACGCCGACATCCGGGACTTCTCGAACTACATGATCGAGGGCGACCTCTTCGACGTGTTGCCGCGGTTGACGGAGGCGGTCGAAGCGGGCGAACTCGGTGCGGTGATGCAGGAGGCGAGCGATGACTGACCACGAACACTACGAGGCGGTCGTCGTCGGGTGCGGTCCCGGCGGGGCCGCGGCGGCGGTGACGTTAGCGCGAAACGGCGTCGAGACGCTCGTCCTCGAACGCGGGGTCGACGCCGGGTCGAAGAACGTCTCGGGCGGGCTCATCTACGCCGAGGAGTCCGCGCCGTACACGATAGACGGCCTGTTCCCGGACTTCCGCGAGGAAGCGACCGAGCGCCCGGTGACGGAGAACTTCATCCACAACATCGCCGGCGACCGGGTGAAGACGTTCGACCTCGGGGGCTTACACCACCACGACACCGCGTGGGCCGACTCGGTCCTCCGGCGACCGATGGACTCGTGGCTGGCACGACGTGTCCACGAACGCACCCGTGAGACAGGCGGCGGCCTGCTGACGGACGTCCACGTCACCGGCCTGCTCCGCGAGCGGGGCGAAATCGTCGGCGTGACGAGCGATGAACTGGACCCCATCGAGGCCGACATCGTCGTCGCCGCCGACGGCGTCAACTCCGAACTCGCCCGCGACGCGGGGCTGATGGACTGGGAGGAACCCGACGAGTGGTTCCAGGGGGTCAAAGCCGTCGCCGAGATGGACCCCGACACCATCGACGAGCGCTTCGACATCGACGACGACGAGGGGGAGGCCCACCTGTTCTCGGGCGACCTCTTCGACGGCGTCCGGGGCGGCGGCTTCCTCTACACCAACGAGGCGTCGCTCTCCATCGGGACGGTGTTCCACCTGGACTCGCTGGCCGAGGAGCGGGCCGAACCGCAGGACCTGCTCGACAGCCTGCTCACCCACCCGCTGATGGCGCAGTGGCTCGGCGACGAGTACAACGAACTGGAGTACAGCGCGAAGCTCGTCCCGGACTCGAAGAAGGTGGCACACCCCTCGCCCCACGAGGACCGCCTCGTCCTCGTCGGCGACGCCGCCGGGCAGATGCAGGCTCAGGGCCCGATCATCAAGGGGATGAACCACGCCGTGACGGCCGGCGCGCTGGCCGCCGAGGCGTTCGCCGACGCTCGCTCGCGGGGTGACCCCCATCGAGCGGGGAAGTTCTACGAGAAGAAGCTCAACGACGAAGGGGTGATGGAGAAGCTCCGACCGACCGGTTACGACGTGTTCGGGCGGGCGGGTGAAGTCGGCGCGATAGACGACCTCACGAACAGCGTCGCCGAGTCCGGCGTCGGCCGCTTCGCTATCCGCGCGGCGGGCGGCCTCTTGGAGCGGGCCTACAACTCGCCGACGCTCGTCTCGATGATCCCCGACACGAAACTGCCCTACGTCACGCTCCCGACGGTCATCGCCGAGGAGCTGGGCGACCCGGTGACGGACGTGAACAAGGTCGAGCCGCCGGAACTGGACGAGCGCATCGGCGACCTGACCTACGACGTGGGCGAACCGCACATCAAACTCCTTGATAAGTCCTTCGAGGCGTCGGGGACGGCGGTGACGGCCTGCCCGGTCAGCGCGAAGGACTTCGGCGGGGGCTGTTACCGCGACGAGATGGTCCAGACGAACGGCCACGAGGAGCACCTCGTGAGCCTCGACACCCAGCCCTGCGTCGAGTGTGGGACCTGCGCCATCGTCGCCGAGACCGAGTGGGAACACCCCGCCGGCGGGAAGGGAGTCGAGTTCAAACAGGGATAAGTCGTGAGTCAGCACCCGCAGTACGAGGAGAGAATCCGCGCGCTCGAACGAGCGGCCGAGGCGACCGCCGAGTCGCTCGACCCGGACCCGCCCGACGAGACGCGGGCGACTGAAGTCGTCCGCGAGGGCGTCGGGCCGACGGTGGCGCTGTACTGCGAGGCGCGGACCGGCGGGACGTGGGCCCGCTTCGACGGCGAGACGTTCGACCGACTCGAAGCGGCGCTGAATCGCTGGCTCGACTGCTACGCCGCGTGCTACGGTGTTACCCTCGACGGAACCTACTCGATTCGCACGGCGGCGGAACTGCTCGTGGACACGCACGACGCCGCCGCCGTCGCCGCGACGCTGACCGGCGTTCCCGATCGGTAACTCGCTTCGGTTTCTCCGACGCTGGCGTTGTGAATAATCGTGACAAACAGTTAAATACTGGGGGATGGTAACACGTTCCATGGAGCTCACCGAGCCACTGCAGTTCGACCACACAGACCGGAAGGACATCTACGAGTACGTCGAGTCGCACGGGTCGGTGGATCCCGAGGAGGCGCGCAAGGCTCTGAGAATGGAGCCGCATCCGTTCGGCCACCACGTCGCCATCATGAAACGCGACGGCGTCCTCACCGAGTTCGACGAGGAACTGCGCATCGCCTACGAGGACAGCGGCGAGGAGGAGTTCCAAGCGGACGACGTGGAGTTCACCATCCGACAGGCCCGACAGGAGGACCTGACCGGACTCGTCGGGGCGATCCGGGCGGCCATCGGGAGCGGCGAGTACATCGACGCCGAGACGGTCGCCGACGTCATCGACACCGAAGGGGTCCTGCTCCGACACAACGAACTGGAGTCGCGCATCTTCTTCGTCGCCTGCATCGACAACGACGTCATCGGCTGGGTCCACCTCAAACACCCCGAGAGCAAGAAGCTCTCGCACACCGCCGAACTCACCGTGGGCGTACTGGCCGACTACCGCGGCCACGGCATCGGCGCGCGACTGCTCGAACGCGGCACCGAGTGGGCGTCGGACCACGGCTACGAGAAACTGTACAACTCCGTCCCCTCGACGAACCAGGACGCCATCGACTTCCTCGAAGACCACGGCTGGGAGACCGAAGCGGTGCGCGAGGACCACTACAAATTCGACGACGAGTACGCGGACGAAGTGATGCTGGC encodes the following:
- a CDS encoding electron transfer flavoprotein subunit beta/FixA family protein, translating into MHTVVLTKGVPDFREGKVSFDEDGHLERGKTPTVMNPNDKHALRAAFQTSVRNGGHVSLMSMGPPGYQEVLQEGMADVYADDLYLLSDREMGAADTWATAMTVASGIEKLDTRPDLVFAGFKTADGETGHTGPQTAYCLGWPIVTHVISLDIDEEEDRLRAKRLVDGDVTEIETVEAPLPCFVVADPEFEPTYRKATHRLEHKDRREQTRERAEEYEDHLTVWDHEDLNLDPDYIGLDGSPTIVAGVDPIPKAPSEREATDVDGGDPAELEPVLDELAPYAAGD
- a CDS encoding helix-turn-helix transcriptional regulator, producing MAPDAAQFLADSPDRLALLERLRETPGSPRDLADELDQSRRSVQRNLAAFADRGWAEKRDGDYRLTTTGLLVTRRHREYVDALSAIGENDALYAHLPADVAPDPDLLADATLVVAETDQPQAPVSHYVSTVESADTSRVRMISPVLSRLFHDAHAELVLSGVETELVLDGLTIDRAREKNPAEFATVVSVLPFTLYQSPDSVSFGLTLTDDRVLLLAYDESGQLHACADGTDPAFYAWAAELYDRYRERSESVSGLDTLRS
- a CDS encoding GNAT family N-acetyltransferase, which encodes MELTEPLQFDHTDRKDIYEYVESHGSVDPEEARKALRMEPHPFGHHVAIMKRDGVLTEFDEELRIAYEDSGEEEFQADDVEFTIRQARQEDLTGLVGAIRAAIGSGEYIDAETVADVIDTEGVLLRHNELESRIFFVACIDNDVIGWVHLKHPESKKLSHTAELTVGVLADYRGHGIGARLLERGTEWASDHGYEKLYNSVPSTNQDAIDFLEDHGWETEAVREDHYKFDDEYADEVMLARSL
- a CDS encoding alpha/beta hydrolase: MTEDTGETVTVERDVPFREVDGRTLLLDRYEATAASGPKPVAVLVRGGAFRYGDKGEFARHAIDLAAEGYVVVEPQYRLAPEWTFPAPLVDVKAAIEWCRAEGVSGDPQGVVAVGHSAGASLVLLAAATADEPGFEPERYPGASSSLDAVVGYSGVYDFRALGIEDGDHELAAYLGGGPEEIPEAYDLASPAGQVDASMPPTLLLHGEDDDVAPPRQSELMAEALAPLTDIDYEPVAGGHAFPFHGGFYDDVYDRTAAFLRQHVGAVTGPGRDLDAGGQPPSGGPDGRLPDDEPGRRPSGGPDDRSLGGGPEDRKPPTGDPADGSNRYRD
- a CDS encoding FAD-dependent monooxygenase, coding for MTDHEHYEAVVVGCGPGGAAAAVTLARNGVETLVLERGVDAGSKNVSGGLIYAEESAPYTIDGLFPDFREEATERPVTENFIHNIAGDRVKTFDLGGLHHHDTAWADSVLRRPMDSWLARRVHERTRETGGGLLTDVHVTGLLRERGEIVGVTSDELDPIEADIVVAADGVNSELARDAGLMDWEEPDEWFQGVKAVAEMDPDTIDERFDIDDDEGEAHLFSGDLFDGVRGGGFLYTNEASLSIGTVFHLDSLAEERAEPQDLLDSLLTHPLMAQWLGDEYNELEYSAKLVPDSKKVAHPSPHEDRLVLVGDAAGQMQAQGPIIKGMNHAVTAGALAAEAFADARSRGDPHRAGKFYEKKLNDEGVMEKLRPTGYDVFGRAGEVGAIDDLTNSVAESGVGRFAIRAAGGLLERAYNSPTLVSMIPDTKLPYVTLPTVIAEELGDPVTDVNKVEPPELDERIGDLTYDVGEPHIKLLDKSFEASGTAVTACPVSAKDFGGGCYRDEMVQTNGHEEHLVSLDTQPCVECGTCAIVAETEWEHPAGGKGVEFKQG
- a CDS encoding electron transfer flavoprotein subunit alpha/FixB family protein, coding for MPEIDPTEHEIAELGPKIKDVDDADELREMLELEADGEDRAPVKTLIEDRIEKLEAEDDGEVDPESVDLSEMTVADIANMVRDVDDVAVLEGVLEREREGKDRSSAVTQIENRIESIEGSDEDEDAEVEYVPPEEKYPELDHPTNDKKWVEGTVGEEYRDMWVYCATQAGELVDVSKEMLGKARELMDQYNEDYGEDERVVAVLIGDESSDLVEEVTAYGADLVIYHEDDRLERFRHTPYTEIFTDMSRAGGDLASEGHEEIDWKDYHEPRYTIFPATNNGRDLSALVQGALDSGLASDCSGLYIENAMISNPAKVGKAGDKKEFERVLHMKRPDFSGFEYSTILCIDKPNRDFHPQGASVIPGSFEIPEPDYEREAEVIDYEMELDDDWFQVEVTEFDRLTGGVDLTGNDVVVAVGRGIGDDPTKGIELALDLVDAFDDADLGLSRGVITSSYAFDSHVEQYVTEERQIGESGQVVEPDVYIAAGISGAIQHKVGCDESDTIIAINTNPDADIRDFSNYMIEGDLFDVLPRLTEAVEAGELGAVMQEASDD
- a CDS encoding 4Fe-4S dicluster domain-containing protein, which gives rise to MAIDPEFEDNREVVEEHDGHDVWGPVEEPETLGIHGTHVAVDFDICIADGACLEDCPVDVFEWVDTPDHPESEIKADPAHEDQCIDCMLCVDVCPVDAIDVDPGRAGRI
- a CDS encoding glutamate--tRNA ligase; amino-acid sequence: MDDALRQRIEEAAETNALLNAVKHDSEAQVGAIMGPLMGENPEFREYGDEIPAIVSPVVDRVNGMDAEGRRERLSELAPEKLEALEAADESDEHPLPDLPDADEYDTVRMRVAPNPNGPWHIGHARMAAVIGTYKERYDGEFVCRFDDTDPETKRPDLDAYDAILDAIDYLGFEPDAVYRASDRVETYYDHARELIDLGGAYTCSCPQGEFSDMKNSGQACSHREKDAETVLDEFEAMVDGEYESGEMVLRVRTDITHKNPALRDFVAFRMIDTPHPREEAEDYRCWPMLDFQSGVDDHLLGVTHIIRGIDLQDSAKRQGFVYDYFDWEYPEVVHWGHVQVDEYDVKMSTSTIAELIAEGELDGWDDPRAPTVASLRRRGIRGEALVDAMVELGTSTSNVDLAMSSVYANNRDLIDDDTDRAFFVRDGDEHGGLVERQVVGGPDAGEPPFHPDHEDRGRREIPVAGGVAVEGDDLPEHGERVWLKGYGCVRHTRDAFEYVGDDISAVREEGVDVVHWAPADGPELRLRTIDGDVTGVAEPGVLDYEADDMLQFERIGFARVDEIASDGESVAYFAHP
- a CDS encoding PAS domain-containing sensor histidine kinase — protein: MTDCEPDERHAGQYEAVFESLDQPVYLADDGGRFVRVNDAFAELTGREAETLVGEPVATVLKSDRGEGPSEADASEERKVVTPSGNRIPCEVSVTPLATAEGESRAVGVVQDVSRRAHLESELAEVRERLQTLIEASPLAIVAADEAGVVDVWNPAAESLFGWSTNEICGEPLSVLPVDHRTELQRRHERVLDGDRLTGVETQLRHRGGHTLDVSVSIAPIRGEHGDILGSVAIIADISEQKAREERLQEQNERLDEFASIVSHDLRNPLQVASGSLELARHGATPEVEDRLDSVGDALERMEALVEDTLTLAREGQDIEDTEVVDLRIVAQGAWNGVLTEGATCSIETSRTVLCDPGRLTELFENLFRNALEHGGTDESPVSVTVGELEDGFFVADDGSGIPEDERDAVFESGYTTVGDGTGFGLAIVETIADAHDWDVTLTESEAGGARFEFTDVEWTT